Proteins encoded together in one Eubalaena glacialis isolate mEubGla1 chromosome 7, mEubGla1.1.hap2.+ XY, whole genome shotgun sequence window:
- the ZSCAN23 gene encoding zinc finger and SCAN domain-containing protein 23 → MTTALALQTPEMQEGLIAVKVKEEEGDHAYGQESGLSRDNPHTREIFRRRFRQFCYQETPGPREALRRLRELCHQWLRPEMHTKEQILELLVLEQFLTILPEELQAWVREHRPVSGEEAVTVLEDLERELDEPGEQVPAHDHEQEELVKEKATLGAAQESSGGQLQTLEEQPQWNLRGVCPVQEIDDEAGTWNVELAPKRDLSKETKSRVEVPETLNGDIIPVPECGETCDHEGRWERQRVSSSVERPYICGECGKSFTQNSILIEHQRTHTGEKPYECDECGRAFSQRSGLFQHQRLHTGEKRYQCSVCGKAFSQNAGLFHHLRIHTGEKPYQCSQCSKSFSRRSVLIKHQRIHTGERPYECEECGKNFSYHCNLVQHRKVHPVAESS, encoded by the exons ATGACCACAGCCTTGGCCCTTCAGACTCCAGAGATGCAGGAGGGACTTATAGCAGTGAAAgtaaaagaggaagagggagaccATGCCTATGGGCAAGAATCTGGCCTGTCAAGAGATAACCCTCACACCAGAGAGATCTTTCGTAGACGCTTCAGGCAATTCTGCTACCAGGAGACACCTGGGCCCCGAGAGGCTCTTCGAAGACTCCGGGAACTCTGCCATCAGTGGCTGAGACCAGAGATGCACACCAAGGAGCAGATCCTGGAGCTGCTGGTGCTGGAGCAGTTCCTGACCATCCTGCCCGAGGAGCTCCAGGCCTGGGTGAGAGAGCACCGCCCAGTGAGTGGAGAGGAGGCGGTAACTGTGCTGGAGGATTTGGAGAGAGAGCTGGATGAACCAGGAGAGCAG GTCCCAGCCCATGATCATGAACAGGAAGAGCTTGTGAAGGAGAAAGCAACTCTAGGAGCAGCCCAGGAGTCGTCAGGTGGCCAGCTCCAAACCTTGGAAGAGCAGCCTCAGTGGAACTTGCGAGGCGTGTGCCCGGTTCAGGAGATTG atGATGAGGCTGGGACTTGGAATGTGGAGTTAGCCCCAAAGAGGGATCTGTCTAAAGAAACGAAATCTCGTGTGGAAGTACCTGAAACACTGAATGGTGATATTATTCCAGTGCCTGAGTGTGGAGAGACCTGTGACCACGAAGGCAGATGGGAAAGGCAACGGGTAAGCTCTTCGGTGGAGAGACCCTATATCTGTGGTGAATGTGGGAAAAGCTTCACCCAGAATTCCATCCTCATCGAGCACCAGAGAACGCACACGGGCGAGAAGCCCTATGAGTGTGATGAATGTGGGCGGGCCTTCAGCCAGCGGTCAGGCCTCTTCCAGCACCAGAGACTCCACACTGGGGAGAAGCGCTACCAGTGCAGCGTTTGTGGTAAAGCCTTCAGCCAGAACGCTGGGCTTTTCCATCACCTCAGGATCCACACGGGGGAAAAACCTTACCAGTGCAGTCAGTGCAGTAAGAGCTTTAGTCGACGTTCTGTCCTCATTaagcatcagagaattcacactggagaaagacCTTATGAATGTGAGGAATGTGGCAAGAACTTCAGTTACCACTGCAACCTTGTCCAGCATCGGAAAGTCCACCCTGTGGCTGAATCCAGCTAG